The following are encoded together in the Silurus meridionalis isolate SWU-2019-XX chromosome 2, ASM1480568v1, whole genome shotgun sequence genome:
- the LOC124378168 gene encoding cytochrome c oxidase assembly protein COX20, mitochondrial, translating into MAEQEPDRDNQEVKLLGILDVGKTPCAREAVLHGAGGSAVAGLLHFLTTSRVKRSFHVGMAGFMLTTLTSWFYCRYNNARLRVQQRMIQEGLKNKVLYEGTHHDPTRKERTVTTQD; encoded by the exons ATGGCAGAACAGGAGCCTGACAGAGACAATCAG GAAGTGAAGCTGTTGGGGATTCTGGACGTTGGGAAAACTCCTTGTGCCAGAGAAGCTGTTCTCCATGGAGCAGGAGGATCTGCTGTTGCTGGACTATTGCACTTTTTAACAACTA GCCGAGTGAAGCGCTCATTCCATGTTGGCATGGCTGGGTTCATGCTCACTACACTGACCTCATG gttctACTGTCGGTATAATAACGCTAGACTGCGCGTACAGCAGAGGATGATTCAGGAGGGACTGAAGAATAAAGTGCTTTATGAAGGGACGCATCATGATCCGACACGGAAAGAGAGAACAGTGACGACGCAGGATTGA
- the lhb gene encoding lutropin subunit beta gives MSLPASSFLLLCFFVDFFSPAQSYLLTHCEPVNETVSVEKDGCPKCLVFQTTICSGHCFTKEPVYKSPFSSIYQHVCTYRDVRYETVRLPDCHPGVDPHVTYPVALSCECSLCTMDTSDCTIESLKPDFCMTQKEFILDY, from the exons ATGTCGCTGCCagcttcctcttttcttcttctttgtttctttgtcgACTTCTTCTCCCCTGCTCAGAGTTACCTTCTGACACACTGCGAGCCTGTTAATGAGACCGTTTCTGTCGAGAAAGATGGCTGCCCGAAATGCCTCGTGTTTCAGACCACGATCTGCAGCGGACACTGTTTCACCAAG GAACCTGTGTACAAGAGCCCGTTCTCCTCCATCTACCAGCACGTGTGCACCTACAGAGATGTTCGTTATGAGACCGTACGCCTGCCGGATTGTCACCCCGGCGTGGATCCCCACGTCACGTATCCTGTCGCCCTGAGCTGCGAGTGCAGCCTGTGCACCATGGACACCTCGGACTGCACCATCGAGAGCCTGAAACCCGACTTCTGTATGACACAGAAAGAGTTCATCCTGGATTACTGA